One window from the genome of Leucobacter aridicollis encodes:
- a CDS encoding WhiB family transcriptional regulator, translating into MEQASGPGVPGDWFVDPVFLGTPGIRRQAEDEALAWQSDALCAQTDPESFFPEKGGSTREAKRICETCEVRSECLDYALENDERFGIWGGLSERERRKLRREAG; encoded by the coding sequence ATGGAACAAGCTTCAGGGCCAGGCGTTCCCGGCGACTGGTTTGTCGATCCGGTATTTCTCGGCACCCCAGGAATTCGCCGTCAGGCAGAAGATGAGGCTCTTGCATGGCAGTCTGACGCGCTCTGCGCGCAGACCGACCCAGAATCGTTCTTCCCAGAAAAGGGAGGGTCGACCCGCGAAGCGAAGCGAATCTGTGAGACATGCGAGGTGCGCTCGGAGTGCCTCGACTACGCGCTCGAGAACGACGAGCGGTTCGGCATTTGGGGCGGGCTTTCAGAGCGCGAACGCCGCAAGCTGCGCCGCGAGGCCGGCTGA
- a CDS encoding exodeoxyribonuclease III, producing MSESLRVASVNVNGIRAAYRKGMGDWLAERDVDVLALQEVRAQDEHLEEFLGAAGWHWLHDPCEIKGRAGVAIASRVPAFAHRVGLGGADDQDRVQSSGRWLEADFAFGDSQLTIVSNYTHSGEVDTPRQEAKWAFLDAMGARMIELASERDFAAIVGDFNVGHRELDIKNWKGNVKKSGFLPRERAYFDRFFGPRGELVTGVDGSEGEGYGWVDVGRTFAGEVDGPYSWWSNRGQAFDNDTGWRIDYHVVTPQLGERVVDYKIDRAAAYDERWSDHAPVVVDYRI from the coding sequence ATGTCTGAATCTCTTCGCGTCGCGTCGGTTAACGTCAACGGCATCCGGGCCGCCTACCGCAAAGGCATGGGCGACTGGCTCGCTGAACGGGACGTCGACGTGTTGGCGCTGCAGGAGGTGCGCGCGCAGGATGAGCACCTCGAGGAGTTCCTCGGTGCTGCGGGCTGGCACTGGCTGCACGACCCGTGCGAGATCAAGGGCCGCGCGGGCGTTGCGATCGCGAGCCGAGTTCCCGCGTTTGCGCACCGCGTCGGCCTGGGTGGAGCAGACGATCAGGATCGCGTGCAGTCATCAGGCCGCTGGCTCGAGGCCGACTTCGCGTTCGGCGACTCCCAGCTCACCATCGTCAGCAACTACACGCACTCGGGCGAAGTAGACACGCCGCGCCAGGAGGCAAAGTGGGCGTTTCTTGACGCCATGGGGGCGCGAATGATCGAGCTTGCAAGCGAGCGCGACTTCGCTGCGATCGTTGGGGATTTCAATGTCGGGCACCGCGAGCTCGACATCAAGAATTGGAAGGGCAACGTGAAGAAGAGCGGCTTCCTGCCCAGGGAGCGAGCATATTTCGACCGTTTCTTCGGCCCGCGCGGCGAGCTCGTCACCGGCGTCGACGGCTCTGAAGGTGAGGGATACGGCTGGGTCGACGTTGGGCGCACGTTTGCTGGCGAGGTCGATGGACCGTACTCGTGGTGGTCAAACCGCGGCCAGGCATTCGACAACGACACCGGCTGGCGCATCGACTACCACGTCGTGACCCCGCAGCTCGGCGAGCGGGTAGTCGATTACAAGATCGACCGCGCCGCGGCCTACGACGAGCGATGGTCGGATCACGCTCCAGTCGTCGTTGATTACCGCATCTGA
- the trpS gene encoding tryptophan--tRNA ligase — protein MSDSKPVIFSGMQPSSDSLQLGNYIGALSQWTKMQEDYDAIFCVVNLHAITVPQDPAELAMRTRRTAAQYIAAGIDPAKSTLFIQSHVPAHAELAWVLNTLTGFGEAGRMTQFKDKSQRHGADAASVGLFTYPILMAADILLYQAESVPVGEDQRQHVELTRDLANRFNSRFGDTFVLPEAQIPKTVAKIYDLQNPAAKMSKSAETEAGLIKVLDPANVTKKKIMRAVTDDGDEIRFDRATKPGVSNLLTIFSVLAERSIESIEEEFAGLGYGHLKKAVAEVVEDSLAPVRERTTELMADPAELDRLLARGAERANEIANSTLNLVYDRVGLMR, from the coding sequence ATGAGCGATTCAAAGCCAGTCATCTTTTCGGGCATGCAGCCCTCGAGCGATTCCCTCCAGCTCGGCAACTACATTGGCGCCCTGAGCCAGTGGACGAAAATGCAAGAGGACTACGACGCGATCTTCTGCGTCGTGAACCTGCACGCGATCACCGTGCCGCAGGACCCAGCAGAGCTTGCCATGCGCACCCGCCGCACCGCGGCACAGTACATCGCGGCAGGCATCGACCCCGCGAAGTCGACGCTGTTCATCCAGTCGCACGTTCCAGCGCACGCCGAGCTCGCGTGGGTGCTGAACACACTGACAGGGTTCGGTGAGGCCGGGCGTATGACGCAGTTCAAGGACAAGTCGCAGCGCCACGGCGCTGATGCAGCCTCTGTCGGACTGTTCACCTACCCGATTCTGATGGCGGCAGACATCCTGCTTTATCAGGCGGAGTCGGTGCCAGTCGGCGAAGACCAGCGCCAGCACGTCGAACTCACCCGCGATCTCGCAAACCGCTTCAACTCGCGCTTCGGCGACACCTTTGTGCTGCCAGAGGCACAGATTCCGAAGACGGTCGCAAAAATCTACGACCTGCAAAACCCAGCAGCAAAGATGTCGAAGTCGGCCGAGACCGAGGCAGGCCTCATCAAGGTGCTTGACCCTGCGAACGTCACCAAGAAGAAGATCATGCGCGCGGTCACCGACGACGGCGACGAGATTCGGTTCGACCGCGCGACTAAGCCGGGCGTCTCAAACCTGCTCACAATCTTCTCGGTGCTCGCCGAGCGCTCAATCGAGTCGATCGAGGAGGAGTTTGCGGGGCTCGGGTACGGTCACCTGAAGAAGGCCGTGGCCGAGGTCGTGGAAGACTCCCTCGCGCCAGTACGCGAGCGCACAACCGAGCTCATGGCCGATCCGGCTGAGCTCGATAGGCTGCTCGCACGCGGCGCTGAACGCGCGAACGAGATCGCAAACTCAACCCTCAATCTGGTCTATGACCGGGTCGGTCTGATGCGCTAA
- a CDS encoding response regulator: MAGLHILVVDDDPDVALLVKTVLERRAGATVAVAHDAARALEQARASRPDIVVTDIEMPGASGIDLLTDIRREFPGVPVLVMTAHVSVDYAVSALRAQADEFLTKPLDNTQLVDAVTRLVEEARRRGPGRRPNTVLAVGAHPDDVEIGVGGILAAHAAAGDSITILTLSRGARGGDADSRQFESLAAAELLGARLFLKDLVDTEIPNSGQTVRLIEDVVREVQPTVVYTHSGNDRHQDHRAVSEATIVATRSVATVACYQSPSATIDFRPTRFVRIDDFLERKFDLLACFDSQVASRDYLTRDFVTATARYWTRFGGGRAVEPLEIVRESTELAHSYERLRLEN, from the coding sequence ATGGCCGGGCTACACATACTCGTTGTCGACGACGATCCAGACGTCGCGCTCCTCGTAAAAACTGTGCTCGAGCGCCGGGCAGGAGCAACTGTCGCTGTCGCACACGACGCGGCTCGGGCGCTCGAGCAAGCGCGTGCGTCGCGCCCCGACATCGTCGTGACTGACATTGAGATGCCCGGCGCGAGCGGCATTGACCTCCTCACTGACATTCGCCGTGAGTTTCCCGGAGTTCCGGTACTCGTTATGACCGCGCACGTCTCCGTTGACTACGCCGTCTCGGCGCTCCGGGCACAGGCGGACGAGTTTCTGACGAAGCCGCTCGACAACACCCAACTCGTTGACGCAGTCACCCGCCTCGTCGAGGAGGCGCGCAGGCGCGGGCCTGGGCGTCGCCCCAATACCGTGCTCGCAGTTGGCGCGCACCCTGACGACGTCGAGATCGGAGTTGGCGGAATCCTCGCAGCTCACGCCGCCGCCGGCGACAGCATCACGATCCTGACCCTGTCGCGTGGCGCCCGCGGCGGAGACGCCGACAGCCGGCAGTTCGAGTCGCTCGCGGCTGCCGAATTGCTCGGCGCGCGCCTGTTTCTGAAAGACCTCGTCGACACCGAGATTCCGAACAGCGGGCAGACAGTGCGCCTGATCGAGGATGTCGTGCGAGAGGTCCAACCGACTGTCGTGTACACGCACTCGGGGAACGACAGGCATCAAGACCATCGCGCCGTGAGCGAGGCAACGATCGTCGCGACACGGAGCGTCGCTACCGTTGCCTGCTACCAGAGCCCGTCGGCGACGATCGATTTCAGACCGACACGGTTCGTGCGCATTGACGACTTCCTTGAGCGCAAGTTTGACTTACTCGCCTGTTTTGACTCGCAGGTGGCGAGCCGCGACTACCTCACACGCGACTTCGTCACAGCTACAGCGCGATACTGGACCAGGTTCGGCGGCGGCAGGGCGGTAGAACCCCTCGAAATTGTGCGTGAAAGCACTGAACTTGCGCACAGCTACGAACGCCTCAGGTTGGAGAACTAA
- a CDS encoding ATP-grasp domain-containing protein, giving the protein MPTRVLVTGAGGPAGVAVIRSLLRRPDLEVFAADMDGWASGLYLVPAERRRLVPPGRDDSFVPALAQLVSSDALDLVISTVDVELVAVADRRDELAPAVLAAPSSDTLRVCLDKLALAERCASTGRSPRTVAAGPEALAIDWEFPAFAKPRQGAGSRGIRVVAGREALEALPLDEGLIVQDLLPGDEYSVDVIADAAGNVVAAVPRTRARVDSGVAIAGQTVHDSELEETAAAIARAIGLTGVANVQLRRDRAGRAMLLEVNPRFPGALPLTISAGVDIPSLVVDLFLGRDVPASVEFREVAAVRFLEDIVVEVSDVLESAHAGHQDDA; this is encoded by the coding sequence ATGCCCACTCGCGTACTCGTCACCGGCGCGGGCGGGCCCGCCGGAGTCGCGGTGATTCGCTCGCTGCTTCGTAGGCCTGACCTCGAAGTCTTCGCAGCCGATATGGATGGCTGGGCGAGCGGGCTCTATCTCGTGCCAGCTGAACGGCGACGGCTAGTGCCGCCTGGGCGTGACGACTCGTTCGTCCCAGCGCTCGCGCAGCTCGTGTCCAGCGATGCGCTCGACCTCGTGATCTCGACAGTCGATGTTGAGCTCGTTGCTGTCGCTGACCGCAGGGATGAACTCGCGCCCGCAGTCCTCGCGGCGCCGAGCTCAGACACGCTGCGCGTGTGCCTCGACAAGCTGGCCCTCGCAGAGCGGTGCGCGTCGACGGGCAGATCGCCGCGAACCGTCGCTGCCGGCCCGGAAGCGCTCGCGATCGACTGGGAGTTCCCCGCCTTTGCAAAACCGCGCCAGGGTGCTGGCAGCCGCGGAATTCGCGTGGTGGCCGGCAGAGAGGCGCTTGAGGCGCTCCCGCTCGACGAGGGCCTCATTGTGCAGGATCTCCTCCCCGGAGACGAGTACTCGGTGGACGTCATTGCAGACGCAGCGGGGAACGTGGTCGCCGCCGTGCCGCGCACCCGCGCCCGCGTAGACTCGGGCGTCGCTATCGCCGGGCAAACCGTGCACGACTCTGAGCTTGAGGAAACCGCCGCAGCGATCGCTCGCGCGATCGGTCTGACCGGTGTGGCGAACGTCCAGCTGCGCCGAGACCGCGCCGGGCGCGCGATGCTGCTTGAAGTGAACCCCCGCTTCCCGGGTGCGCTCCCACTCACAATCTCAGCGGGTGTCGACATTCCATCGCTCGTTGTTGACTTGTTCCTCGGTAGGGATGTTCCGGCGAGCGTCGAATTCCGCGAGGTCGCGGCAGTGAGATTCCTCGAGGACATCGTCGTCGAGGTGTCAGACGTACTCGAGTCGGCGCACGCCGGCCACCAGGACGACGCATGA
- a CDS encoding PHP domain-containing protein, with translation MSEPTADSGILGGDFHVHSTFSDDARSSLAENVAAAAAAGLHTVRLVDHVRQSTSWVPEYLAAVAALEVPDGLTVLTGVEAKMLTTEGELDIPALPAGIDRILIADHQFPTAAGPVGPSEIIERISAGLSPTDALDDCIAALIAAMERYPGNQLAHCFSILPKVGLSEDDLSREHLEAWALTAARTDTYVEVNEKWGCPGPRAIAALRAAGATLIASTDSHDAATVGSYSRVRELLLNAEATP, from the coding sequence ATGAGCGAACCCACCGCAGACTCAGGGATTCTCGGCGGCGATTTCCACGTGCACTCAACGTTCTCGGATGACGCTCGCTCGTCTCTCGCCGAGAACGTCGCGGCAGCCGCAGCCGCGGGCCTCCACACGGTGCGCCTCGTCGACCACGTGCGGCAATCTACCTCCTGGGTCCCCGAATACCTCGCTGCCGTCGCGGCTCTCGAAGTTCCCGACGGCCTCACTGTTCTCACCGGTGTCGAAGCGAAGATGCTGACCACCGAAGGCGAGCTCGACATTCCTGCGTTGCCCGCCGGGATCGACAGGATCCTCATCGCCGACCACCAGTTCCCGACAGCTGCGGGCCCTGTCGGCCCCTCCGAGATCATCGAGCGCATCTCTGCGGGGTTGTCCCCCACTGACGCCCTCGACGACTGCATCGCCGCACTCATCGCCGCGATGGAGCGCTACCCAGGCAACCAGCTCGCCCACTGCTTCTCGATCCTGCCGAAAGTTGGACTCAGCGAGGATGACCTCTCGCGAGAGCACCTCGAAGCGTGGGCGCTGACCGCCGCGCGCACCGACACGTACGTTGAAGTCAACGAGAAGTGGGGCTGCCCTGGCCCGCGCGCGATCGCGGCTCTCCGGGCGGCCGGCGCGACGCTCATCGCCTCGACAGACAGCCACGACGCAGCGACTGTTGGCAGCTATTCCCGCGTGCGTGAGCTCCTGCTGAACGCCGAGGCCACGCCGTGA
- a CDS encoding glycosyltransferase family 2 protein, whose protein sequence is MNGFQIALAVLLLVCVLVGTLPVFNTAFQFLVLPFHAVKNHYRRAAPFTPNVAVIVPAWNEGLVIGASIDRLLTLDYPEDKLRIFVVDDASTDDTPDVVLARAAQHPGRVVHLRREVGGEGKAHTLNHGISKVLAEPWAEAVLIMDADVIFAHDSLGKLTRHLADERVGAVTAYIAEGSADRNYLTRFIGIEYVIAQLAARRAQNVLGAVACLAGGAQLHSRANLEAIGGRIPTGTLAEDTMTTFESQLTGRKMVFEPHAVVLAEEPRTVDALWKQRLRWARGNVQLTSIYKRLWFRPSRTHKLGSIPFGVAWFSILLLPAFLVLSAAALFALLLLHSDIAESVFRFMWIVAACTYMYSILFAVQLDPRTARHSWREALLFPGLGAMVIMAVALFPGVTDAALTEWFGRLTPGDRFVTSSILYLWGPLSLLGAWLARWVERFTGGKFVAGLLIYVCGYGSLLCAITVDSYIKEWRRADASWVKTEKVGRVVS, encoded by the coding sequence GTGAACGGGTTTCAGATCGCCCTCGCGGTCCTTCTGCTCGTGTGCGTGCTCGTTGGTACGCTGCCAGTGTTCAACACCGCGTTCCAGTTTCTCGTGCTCCCGTTCCACGCCGTTAAGAATCACTACCGGCGCGCGGCTCCGTTCACGCCAAACGTTGCGGTCATCGTTCCCGCTTGGAACGAGGGGCTCGTCATCGGAGCGTCGATCGACAGGCTCCTCACCCTCGACTACCCAGAAGACAAGCTGCGCATCTTCGTTGTCGACGACGCCTCAACCGACGACACTCCCGACGTTGTGCTCGCCCGCGCAGCACAGCATCCCGGTCGCGTCGTGCACCTCCGGCGCGAGGTTGGCGGAGAGGGCAAGGCGCACACCCTGAACCACGGGATCTCGAAGGTACTTGCGGAGCCGTGGGCCGAGGCTGTACTGATCATGGATGCCGACGTCATCTTCGCCCACGACTCGCTTGGCAAGCTCACGCGGCACCTCGCCGACGAACGCGTCGGAGCTGTCACCGCGTACATCGCCGAGGGATCTGCTGACCGCAACTACCTCACGCGGTTCATCGGCATCGAGTACGTCATCGCCCAGCTCGCTGCGCGCCGCGCACAGAACGTGCTCGGCGCCGTCGCCTGCCTCGCGGGAGGCGCCCAGTTGCACTCACGCGCGAATCTCGAAGCGATCGGCGGCCGGATTCCAACTGGCACGCTCGCTGAGGACACAATGACAACGTTCGAAAGCCAACTCACTGGCCGGAAGATGGTGTTCGAGCCGCACGCAGTCGTGCTCGCGGAAGAGCCCCGCACCGTCGACGCGTTGTGGAAGCAGCGTCTTCGCTGGGCCCGCGGAAACGTGCAGCTCACGTCGATCTACAAGCGGCTCTGGTTCCGCCCGAGCCGAACCCACAAGCTCGGGAGCATTCCGTTCGGCGTCGCCTGGTTCAGCATTCTGCTGCTGCCGGCGTTTCTCGTGCTCTCGGCCGCCGCACTGTTCGCGCTGCTGCTCCTGCACAGCGACATCGCCGAATCAGTCTTCAGGTTCATGTGGATCGTGGCCGCCTGCACCTACATGTACTCGATCCTCTTCGCTGTGCAACTCGACCCGCGCACCGCTCGCCACTCCTGGCGCGAGGCGCTCCTGTTTCCAGGCCTCGGGGCCATGGTCATCATGGCAGTCGCGTTGTTCCCCGGGGTGACAGACGCGGCACTCACCGAGTGGTTCGGCAGGCTCACCCCTGGCGACCGGTTCGTGACTTCGAGCATCCTGTACCTGTGGGGGCCGCTGTCGCTTCTCGGGGCGTGGCTCGCGCGCTGGGTCGAGCGGTTCACGGGCGGAAAGTTTGTCGCTGGTCTACTGATTTACGTGTGCGGCTATGGTTCACTCCTGTGTGCCATTACTGTTGATTCCTACATCAAGGAATGGCGCCGAGCAGACGCTTCTTGGGTGAAGACCGAGAAGGTTGGAAGGGTCGTTTCATGA
- a CDS encoding response regulator: MSPSLLALTVEDNAEQTELLRRMLEREGYEVFSAPDAETAIAAFPDIQPSLAIVDLRLPGVTGSECIDILRSRFPSCRIIVSSVLDEDEYPRADASLPKPFTGAMLHDLLAELTQ, from the coding sequence ATGAGCCCGAGCTTGCTTGCCCTCACCGTCGAGGACAACGCCGAGCAGACAGAGCTGCTGCGGCGCATGCTTGAGCGCGAGGGATACGAGGTCTTTTCAGCACCCGACGCTGAGACCGCGATCGCCGCCTTCCCTGATATCCAGCCGTCGCTCGCGATCGTTGACCTCAGGCTCCCCGGCGTCACCGGGAGCGAATGCATCGACATCTTGCGCTCCCGGTTTCCGAGCTGCCGCATCATCGTAAGCTCAGTGCTCGACGAAGACGAGTACCCGCGCGCAGACGCGTCGCTTCCCAAACCGTTTACAGGCGCAATGTTGCACGACCTACTTGCGGAGCTCACCCAGTGA
- a CDS encoding sensor histidine kinase, whose translation MIDSREVRWYRNFDQPSPLLKQAPSAVAFLLALTTVFLVPGLAPVDATLMLLSGALIAGATVFAVLLRARGHFQGPIVLLIPLVDFLGFAFFRAATGAGQSLFATLVLIPIAWLATAPGIRQVAVVFVLSAAMVFIPYITHPPENSTDLLRGIIVPLIYATVAAVINELARQQRARVEQAERLASERTRALRANEQALAQLRESETRYRTLLESHESLWAAITAQAVIATDCNGLVSAWNPGAERMLGLSEAEALDDVSIDRFFSPAVLAALAGTRPGDPPSTPAEPSVRALFELANAGSTLDEELEIQTAAGSRIPARVTVTRRNDGAGNQQGYLLVVTDETRQAEVARMKDEFVGMISHELRTPLSAIIGFLDLLRNDPEQPLADQQIEFVDIIERNAKRLLALVGDLLFTAQVESGRFPITPHHVDIYDALRLATESARPHAEGEGVELKIDTPAEPLFVMADGGRLGQAIDNLISNAIKFTPRGGRVTVAGMQRDGAVAISVSDTGIGIPKAEQADLFNRFFRASTATQNAIPGVGLGLNITHAIAVAHGGDITVVSDEGAGTTFEMRLPLAPPTQAIPVVQRG comes from the coding sequence GTGATCGACAGTCGAGAAGTCAGGTGGTACCGCAACTTCGATCAGCCGAGTCCGCTGCTCAAGCAGGCTCCGTCGGCTGTCGCGTTCTTGCTCGCCCTCACCACCGTGTTCCTCGTGCCAGGGCTTGCGCCCGTCGATGCCACGCTCATGCTGCTCTCCGGCGCGCTCATCGCCGGGGCCACAGTTTTCGCAGTGCTCCTGAGAGCGCGCGGGCATTTTCAGGGCCCAATCGTGCTCCTCATACCACTCGTCGACTTCCTCGGATTCGCCTTTTTCCGCGCGGCGACCGGCGCGGGTCAGTCGCTGTTCGCGACGCTCGTGCTCATCCCGATCGCATGGCTCGCGACCGCACCCGGTATTCGCCAGGTTGCAGTCGTTTTTGTGCTGAGTGCCGCGATGGTTTTCATCCCCTACATCACGCACCCGCCCGAGAACAGCACCGACCTGCTCCGCGGCATCATCGTCCCGCTCATCTACGCCACAGTGGCGGCGGTGATCAACGAGCTCGCCCGCCAGCAACGCGCGCGCGTGGAGCAGGCCGAGCGACTCGCCTCCGAGCGCACCCGCGCCCTCCGCGCGAACGAGCAGGCGCTCGCACAGCTCCGCGAGAGCGAAACCCGCTACCGAACCCTGCTCGAATCTCACGAGAGCCTCTGGGCAGCAATCACCGCCCAGGCCGTCATCGCGACGGACTGCAACGGCCTCGTCAGCGCCTGGAATCCAGGGGCTGAACGCATGTTGGGCCTCAGCGAAGCCGAGGCCCTCGATGACGTCAGTATCGACAGGTTCTTCTCCCCCGCAGTGCTCGCGGCGCTCGCGGGCACGCGCCCAGGCGATCCGCCAAGCACCCCAGCCGAGCCGAGTGTTCGCGCGCTTTTCGAGCTCGCAAACGCCGGCTCAACGCTCGACGAAGAACTCGAAATTCAGACGGCCGCCGGGAGCAGGATCCCGGCCAGGGTCACGGTCACGCGCAGAAACGACGGCGCAGGCAACCAACAGGGGTATCTACTCGTCGTCACTGACGAAACTCGCCAGGCTGAGGTCGCCCGGATGAAGGATGAGTTCGTCGGGATGATCTCGCACGAGCTTCGCACCCCGCTCAGCGCCATCATTGGGTTCCTCGACCTGCTGCGCAACGACCCCGAGCAGCCACTCGCAGACCAGCAGATCGAGTTCGTCGACATCATCGAGCGAAACGCAAAGCGCCTGCTCGCGCTCGTTGGCGACCTGCTCTTCACCGCGCAGGTTGAGTCGGGGAGATTCCCAATCACACCGCACCACGTCGATATCTACGACGCCCTCCGGCTTGCAACCGAATCGGCCCGGCCGCACGCTGAGGGCGAAGGCGTTGAGCTAAAGATCGACACTCCGGCGGAGCCGCTCTTCGTCATGGCGGACGGCGGCCGGCTCGGGCAGGCGATCGACAACCTCATCTCGAACGCGATCAAATTCACGCCACGCGGCGGTCGGGTGACGGTGGCGGGGATGCAACGCGATGGCGCAGTTGCGATCTCCGTGAGCGACACGGGCATCGGTATTCCGAAGGCCGAACAGGCAGACCTCTTCAACAGGTTCTTTCGGGCGTCCACCGCGACGCAGAACGCGATTCCCGGAGTTGGCCTCGGCCTCAACATCACGCACGCGATCGCGGTCGCTCACGGTGGCGACATCACAGTGGTGAGCGACGAGGGTGCCGGAACGACATTCGAGATGCGGCTGCCGCTCGCTCCACCCACACAAGCGATCCCGGTGGTACAGCGCGGCTGA